GGTCAGCCGGTTCTCGGCGGTGGCGAGTTCACCGTGGCGTTCGCCGACCGGCCCGAGGTCCAGGCCGTGCAGACCTACCTGGCTTCCTCGGAGCACGCCAACAGCCGGGCTTCGCTGGGCAACTGGGTGTCGGCCAACAACGGGCTGGACATCGCCAACGTGGAGAACCCGATCGACCGGCTCTCCGTGGAGATCCTGCAGGACGAGAACACCACGTTCCGCTTCGACGGAAGCGACCTGATGCCGGCCGCGGTCGGCGCCGGTACGTTCTGGCGCGGCATGGTCGACTGGCTCAGCGGTCAGAGCACCGCCGAGACCCTCGACTACATCGAAGGTTCCTGGCCCGCCAACTGACACCACGCGGCCGGTCCGCCCCGGAGACGGGGCGGGCCGGCCGCACCACAGCCGGGATCGGTCGACGCACCGTTGGGAGGGCGGATGTACTTCGACGTCGCAGAGCAAGTCCCGAAGCTGATCATGCTGCTGTACGGGTTGCTCGCGTTCGCTGTGATCGTCGGTGGGCTGCTGCTGTTACTCGACGCCGTACCGAGCTGGTTCGCGCGGCGCCGCGAGCAGCGGCTACTCGCGGTGAGCGCCAGCACCGGCGGTTCGGTGCCGATCGGTCGACCCCGGCGCGGCTCCGAGGGCCTGTTCGGGATCTTCTTCCTGTTGCCGGCCCTGCTGCTACTCGGGATCGGCTTGGTCGTCCCGGCGCTGCGGACGACCGTCCTGTCGTTCATGGACGGGCGCAGCGAGAACTGGGTCGGGCTGGACAACTACCAGTGGATGTTCTCCCAGGACGAGATCATCCAGGTACTCACCAACACCCTGATCTGGGTGTTCCTGGTGCCGACGATGGCGACCGCGATCGGCCTGATCTACGCCGTACTGGTGGACAAGGCCCGGTTCGAGGCGCTGGCCAAGTCGCTGGTCTTCATGCCGATGGCGATCTCCTTCGTCGGCGCCAGCATCATCTGGCGGTTCGTCTACGCGTACCGGGGCGGTGAGCAGGAACAGTACGGCCTGCTCAACTACGTGGTCACCTTGTTCGGGTTCGAACCGCAACGCTGGTTGCAACTCGACGCACCCCTCAACACGCTGCTGCTGATCGTGGTGATGATCTGGATCCAGGCCGGGTTCGCGAT
The sequence above is a segment of the Solwaraspora sp. WMMD406 genome. Coding sequences within it:
- a CDS encoding sugar ABC transporter permease, whose product is MYFDVAEQVPKLIMLLYGLLAFAVIVGGLLLLLDAVPSWFARRREQRLLAVSASTGGSVPIGRPRRGSEGLFGIFFLLPALLLLGIGLVVPALRTTVLSFMDGRSENWVGLDNYQWMFSQDEIIQVLTNTLIWVFLVPTMATAIGLIYAVLVDKARFEALAKSLVFMPMAISFVGASIIWRFVYAYRGGEQEQYGLLNYVVTLFGFEPQRWLQLDAPLNTLLLIVVMIWIQAGFAMVVLSAAIKAIPGDIIEAARLDGVNAWQMFWRVTMPSIRPALIVVVVTISIATLKVFDIVRTMTNGNYDTGVIANEMYNQAFRYGQNGYGSALAVFLFVLVIPIVIYQIRNLRKQREV